A genomic region of Porticoccaceae bacterium LTM1 contains the following coding sequences:
- a CDS encoding LysR family transcriptional regulator, translated as MKKLLTTPKVTLEQWRILLAVVEYGSFAAAADRLLKSQSTVSYAMARLQEQLGVAVFEQQGRKAVLTEAGELVARRAQTLVSEAQSLEQAAIDLAAGWEPEIRIMVDVIVPQTLLINVLKQFAPESRHTRIELLEGSLSGTTDAIVHGHADLALGGVLPTGYLSEPICQVQFVAVAAPDHPLAKLESPAREGDLKLHRQFVVRDSGPRRRLDAGWLGAEQRWTVSHFQQSVRLLVAGLGYAFIPHHVAQPYLDSGELVVVKVASGSTRDVPLRMVFADRENAGPALQRFAEIVRDQGQTYRFSG; from the coding sequence ATGAAAAAACTATTGACGACCCCAAAAGTTACTCTGGAACAGTGGCGTATTCTGCTGGCAGTCGTTGAGTACGGCAGTTTTGCGGCGGCAGCAGACAGGCTGTTGAAGAGCCAGTCGACGGTCAGCTACGCGATGGCTCGATTGCAAGAGCAGCTGGGTGTTGCGGTATTTGAGCAACAGGGGCGGAAGGCGGTATTAACCGAGGCGGGAGAGCTGGTAGCACGTCGTGCCCAAACACTGGTTTCCGAGGCGCAATCGCTGGAGCAGGCGGCCATTGACCTGGCGGCTGGCTGGGAGCCGGAAATTCGCATTATGGTGGATGTGATTGTTCCACAGACCCTACTGATTAATGTGCTCAAGCAGTTTGCCCCAGAATCCCGCCATACCCGCATTGAACTACTGGAAGGCTCTCTTTCCGGAACCACTGACGCTATTGTCCATGGCCATGCTGATTTGGCACTTGGTGGAGTTTTGCCGACAGGCTATTTATCCGAGCCGATTTGTCAGGTTCAGTTTGTCGCCGTCGCTGCGCCAGATCACCCACTGGCCAAACTTGAGTCACCGGCTCGTGAAGGAGACCTGAAACTGCATCGTCAGTTTGTTGTGCGCGACTCGGGACCACGTCGCAGACTGGACGCCGGATGGCTTGGCGCGGAGCAACGCTGGACGGTTAGTCATTTTCAGCAATCGGTTCGTCTACTGGTTGCTGGGCTTGGCTATGCTTTTATTCCCCACCACGTCGCCCAACCCTATTTGGACAGTGGAGAGCTGGTGGTTGTCAAGGTAGCCAGTGGCAGTACTCGAGATGTGCCACTGAGAATGGTGTTCGCTGACCGGGAAAATGCAGGTCCGGCTTTGCAGCGTTTTGCTGAAATTGTTCGGGATCAGGGACAGACGTATCGTTTTTCCGGTTAA